ATCCCCGACGACGACCAGCAAGTCGTCTTCCTCACCGCCGACCCCGGCACCCCCACCGCTCACGCCCTGCGCCACCTGGCCGCCACCGGCTGACAAGGGCCGTTTGCGCCCGGCCGAAACCGGAAACCCGGCTCTCATGACAGAGCCCGATTTCCCGGCACCCACCGAAGGCATTCTGGCCACGCTGTTCATCACGGTGCGCAAGGTGGCGCGGTCACGCGACTTCTACTCGCGCGTGCTGGGCGGCACCGTCGTGGTCGACGAGAACCCGTGCATCGTCAAGCTCGCCAACTCATGGATTCTGATGAATCCCGGCGGTCCGCCGACCCCCGACAAGCCTGAGATCACGGTGGTCGACTACGAGCCCGGCGACACGACATCGATCTTCCTCAACCTGCGGGTCGCCGACATCCACGCCTGTTACGAAGACTGGAAGGCGAAGGGAGCCGAGTTCCTGACGCCGCCGATGGACCGCGGTGCCGAGATCCGCTGCTACCTGCGTGACCCGGACGGCTACCTCATCGAGGTCGGCCAGGCGACCGGGCTGCTGCACGGCCAACATGCCGCGAAGCGCCCCGAAGACCTACCTGGCTAGACCCGGCTCAGGGATCGGGTCAGCGCGGCGGCAACGGCCGTGAACAAGATCCAACCCATGGCGGTCAGGATGTACGCCAGCCACTGCGCCGACCCGCCGATCCCGAACGCCTTCTCCTGTCCGAAGTCGACGATCGGGATCAGCAGATCGAGGGTGTAGACCGGCGCGTTGAACGCCACCCGGCTGGCCGCGGCCGCGGGCGGCGGCCAGAGGCTGAACGCGGTGGTGCCGAGCGCGACCAGCATCAGCAGCCACAACCCGGCCCGGCCCGGGCGGTAGCCGTAGCCGACCAGCCCGTCCTGGAGCAGGCCCCAAGCCGCACCGGCCGGGGCTGACTGCCGTCGGCGGCGGCGTTGCTTGGCCAACAGCACGCTGCGCGCGTCGGCCTCGTTCCCGATCTGGCGGTAGGTCGTGGCGAGCTGTTCGTAGGGCTGCGGGCGGTAGCCATCCGGGTCCCGATCGAGCCAGGGCAGCCGTTCGCGGGCGGTGCGGGCCGGTTCCAGCGCGGTATACCGGGCACCATCGAGCCGCAGCACCGCCGGCCAGTGGTCCGGATCGTCGTGCAGCACCTCGAGCCGGGCGTGCCGCAGGTCGACCGTGCCCTCGACGCGGGCGGGCGACAGGGATAGCTGCCCGGCCCGCAGGCCCCACCCGTCGAGGGCGACGCCGCCGGAGTTGATCAGCACCGCGTCGGTCAGGTTGAGGTCGCCGGTGACCTCGGCCCGGCGGAGGCGGAGTTCCCCCTCGACCCGCAACCCCTGGTGGGCATACACCCCGCCGCCGACGCGCATGCCGGTCAGCTCGAGGTTTCCGGCGGCCGCCGTGCCCTGTAGGTAGAGGTGCCGGCCGACCTGGATCCCCTCGCCGAACACGGCCGCTACGCGATCCCCGAAGACTTCCTCCGCGCGCCCGTCGGCGGCCAGCCGGGCCCAGTCGAAGTCGAGGTCGCCGGTGACCCGCAGGCCATAGACGACGATGGCGCCGGTGAGGGTGCACTTCACGAAGCTCAGGTTGCCCTGGACCGTCGCACCGAAAGCGTCGAGGCCCGGCAGGGTGCTGCCCTCGAAGGTGACACCGCGAAGCTGGGCGAAGGACAGCTCCGGCGCCATGTCGAAATGGCAGTCCATGAACTCGATCGCATGGTCGACCTCGACCTGGTAGAGGTCGAGGACGCCGACCACGTCGGCGCCGTGCAGGCGCAGCGCGGCTTGCTCGCCGGGCTCGGCCGGGAGCGCGCCGAGGAGCAACAACCGGATGACCCCGGCGCGTACGGTGCGCGGCTCCTCCGCGCGAAGCGTCACCTCCGCGCCGCGCGGGAAGGCGTCCCACAGGCACTGCTCCGCCGCGGACAAGGCGCCGAGCTCGACCGGAACCATGCCCGGAACTCTGCCGCGCAGGGCCGGCCCGGGGCAAGAGCTAGCGGGGCGCGGTCACGCCGCGAAGCACCCGCGGCAACAGTCCACCGGGCGCGGCCCAGACTTGACGGTCGACATAGGACCATGCGTAGATCGGGTTGCCGTCGCGCACGAGGCCGCACAACTCCGGGGAGTCGAGTTCGCGGGCGGACCACTCGTACAACCGCTGAAGTTTGGGTTGGATCACGCCGTAGTCGAGCAGTCGCCCCAACGGGTTCTCCCGCGCGAGGTCGGCCGGCAGCTCGCCGACCGGCGGGTAGCGGTCAGGGAGAACGCGGCGCAGCGACAGGAACAGGCCCGCCGTGCCCAGCCGCGGGTCGCCCAACAGCCGGCCCAGCGGGGCAAACCGGCCCAGCGCGAGCCGCGGCGCGGCGACCAGGGCGTGCGTGTAGAGCACCCGGAGCAGCACCACGTTGAGGAAGAACCGCTCGTAGCTGGGCTCGCGCTCGGCAAGCTCCGAGTGGTCGAGATAGCCGGCGACGATGCTGGCGTTGTGTGCGCGATACCAGTTGCCGGCGGTCGGGTCGTCGATGAACGCCGTCCACAGGTCGACGGCCGGTGCGGAGACCGCGCCGCCCATTCCGCCCAAGCGGGCCATCGCCTCGCAGCCGTCGCGCAGCAGCCGGTCGTTGACGGCCCGCCACCAGGGGCTGCCCGGTGACGCCGCGGCCGGCGGGTTGAGCACGCCCCGGTCGGCCTGCCAGCGCATGAACGACACGGCGGCCCGCCGGAACGGCAGGTGCTTGGGTGCCCGGCCGAACGGCCCGTGGTAGGTGCGCGCCAGCAGCGCGACGCGCTGGCGTGGGTCGTCGCGCACCGCCGCGACCTGAGCGGCGGCCCAACTCGCGGCGTCCTCGTCAGTCGCCGACACCGAGCACCAGCAGATCGGTGTCCATAGTGGCCGGTCTCGCGGTGACTTCGGCCTCGACGGCCCGGTCCAGCGCGGCGAAGCCCTGCTCGATCTCCTCCTCCGTCAGGTGCTCGAAGATGGAGATGGCCCGCAGCCGCAAGCGATCCGCGTAGGCGGCGAGGCTGGGCGCCACCGGCACCGTCACCCGCTCGACGCCGAGGACCCTCATCCCGAACAGTTCCGTCACCTCGGCCAGGGTGGGGAACACCTGCTGCTCGACCCGCTTCGCGGCCGGGAAGTAGCGATGCCAGAGCAGGTCGGGTAGCTGGTCGGAGAACATGCCGCAGAGCAGGATCCGGCCACCAGGGCGCAGCACCCGGCGGAGCTCCGCCGCCGCGGCCTGGCGGTCGACGACGTGGTGCAGCACGAGGAACATCAGCACGAGATCGCAGGACCGGTCGGGCAGCGGGATCGCCTCCGCGCCGCCTTCCAGGTAGCGCACGTTCGGGTGCGCCGCGGTCTCGACGGCCACCTGCCGCATCCGCTGTGACGGCTCGACGCCGCACACCGGGCCGCCGAAGATCTCCGCCAGCATCGGCGTGAATCGGCCCGTGCCCGATCCGAGGTCCAACACCGCCTGTGGCCGAAGCGCGCCCGCCCACTGCGCGAACACGCTCGCCCAGAGTTGCGCCGCGTCGTCGGACAGGGCGCGCCCGGCCGGATAGACCGCGTATTGCCGCTCGTCGTAGTCGATCCGCTTCACCGGTCGATCGTAACGAGTCGATCGCTTGCGCAGAGCAGGTTTTGTCTGGTCGGCCCGCTGACGGGAACGGGCCCGGCCGCAAGCGGCCGGGCCCTACCGAGGGTCAGTAGTAGAGCTCGAGGAGCGACTCGTCGTCCGCGTTCGGGTACTTCGACCGGCCGGAGACGCGCTGCCAGTAGAGGCAGCTTCCGGTCGAGTCGTTGTGGTCGAGGCCGAGCACGTGGCCGAGTTCGTGGCAGGCGGTGCTCCACTTCTCGGTCTCGGTGCCGCTGTAGTAGTCGTTGAGCTGCACCGCCGCCGAGGCGTAGTAGGTGTGCGCGGCGTTGTAGGTGCGGGTGGTCTGGCCCAGCCAGCCGGCGCCGTAGTTGCCGCTGCGCACGGTGACGCAGTGTGCCGGCGTGCCGTCACAACCCGAGCTCGACGGGCGGTAGATCGAGTCGATCCCGGAGACCTGGTTCCACCTGGTCACCGCCCGGCCGACCGGCCAGCTCGCACCCGAGTAGTCGACGAAGTCGATGACCGGACGCACCGCGCCGGCGTAGGCCCAGCGGACGAAGCACGTCGTGTCGCTCGCCCAGGCGTTGGCGGTGCCGTAGCCGCAGGGTGCGACCGCGGCCGCGGCGGCTTCCTTCTCGACCTTCGCGACGACGCCGCGGCCCTTGAGGAGCGCGGCCAACTGCGTGGGCGTCACGCCCGGAGCCGGGGTGTAGATGGTCTCCGTCACACTTCCGTCCGGGTTCGTCACCCGGGTGACCACCGTCTGGTCGGCGGATCCACTGGCCATCGCCTGGCCCGGCGCGAGGCCGATGACCAGCATCAACGCGGCCGACGCCAGGGTCGCCAGAGTGGCCATCCGCTTCCTGCCAACTCGCACAGGTACTCCCATTTTTCGAAGGGCTTGGATGGCTACAGTGGCGGCTGGCGCTGGTGCAAACCTGTACGAAAGCTGGACGTCGTGTTTGTTCGCTCGCTCGGCCCGCTTGAACTGGTCGTTTGTGGAGACGCGGTTCCGATAGGCACGCCGCGGACCCGAAGCGTGCTGGCGATGTTGCTGGCCCGCCGGGGTGGCCTGGTCACCGTTGACCAGCTCATCGACGAACTCTGGCCCGACGGCCCGCCGGCCGATCCGCGCATGTTGGTGCACGGCCAGGTGTCCCGGTTGCGCCGGGTGCTCGGCCAGGACCGCGACCGGTTGGTCACTCGCAAACCGGGCTATATGTTGCACGTCGGCGAACAGGAATGGGACGTCCTCCTCTTCGAGCAGTCCATTGCCGACGCCCGCGCGGCGCGGGCCGCCGGCCAGCCGGAGCGCGGCAGCAAGCTGTTCGGCGAGGCCCAGCGGGTGTGGACCGGTGAGCCGTTCGCCGATGTGCCACCCACCCCGACCATCGCCGCCACCGCGACCGACCTGCACGAACTGCGGTTGGCCGGGCTGGCCGAGTGGTTCGAGCTGCGGCTCGAAGCCGGCGGCGACCCGGAGCTGGTGGCCGAGCTCACGCACCACGTCGCGGAGCATCCGTTGCGCGAGCAACTGGTCGCCCAGTTGATGCTGGCGTTGCACCGGTCCGGGCGGCAGGCCGACGCGCTGGCCACCTATCGGTCCACAAGGGAACGGTTGGTCCGCGAGCTCGGTGCGGAGCCGGGCGCCGAGTTGCAGCACCTGCACAAGGAGCTGTTGCGCACCGCGGAACCCCTGCCCCAGAAGGCATCGCAGTTGCCCTTGGGTGTGCGCGGGTTCGTCGGGCGCCGGGCCGAGCTCGCCTCCCTCGACGCGGCCACGGCCCTGGCCACCATCACCGGCACGGCGGGAGTCGGCAAATCGGCGCTGGCCGTGCACTGGGCGCATCGGGCGCAGGACCGGTTCCCCGACGGTCAGCTCTTCGTCAACCTGCGCGGCTTCGATCCTCGGCGGTCGGCGCTCGACCCCGGCGAGGTGCTGTTCGGCTTCCTGCAAGCGCTGGGCGTCTCAACCGAAAGAATCCCATCGAGTACGGAGAGCCGCGCGGCCCTCTATCGCAGCGCGCTGGCCGGCAAACGGGTGCTGGTGGTGCTCGACAACGCGCGCGACATCGAACAGGTGCGGCCGTTGCTGCCCGGCTCGACGGGGAGCCTGGCCCTGGTCACCAGCCGCGACCAGCTGACCGGCCTCGTCGCGGTCGAGGGTGCCCACCCGGTCAGCCTCGACGTGCTGACCGACGCCGAAGCCGCCGATCTGCTCAGCGCGCGGCTGGGCCAGCAGGTGCGCGGCGGCGAGGCCTTCGACCGGATCGTCCGGCGCTGCGCCGGGTTGCCGCTGGCGCTGGCCGTCGTGGCGGCGAGTTCGGCCGTGCAGCCCGGCCTCTCGCTCGCGGCCATCGCGTCGGACCTCGAAACCGGTGCGCTCGACGCCTTCGGCGGCGGTGACCCGCAGGCCGACCTGCGATCGGTGTTCTCCTGGTCCTACCGGGTGCTGACCGCCGACGCCGCCCGGCTGTTCCGGTTGCTGGGGCTGCATCCCGGCCCCGACATCTCGATCGCGGCGGCGGCGAGTTTGTGCGGTGCACCCTCCCCCGTGGCAAGAAGGTTGTTGTCGGAGTTGAACCGGGCGCACCTGGTCGTGCAGCACCACCAGGGCCGGTTCTCGTCGCACGACCTGCTGCGGGCCTATGCCGGCGAGCTGGCCGAGACCCTCGACCCGACGCACCGGGAAGCGGCGCTGGCCCGGCTCCTCGACCACTACCTGCACACCGCACACGGCGCCGCCCGCCGGCTCGACCCGCACCGCGAGCCGATCACCCTGGACGCCGCCGCACCCGGAGCGGTCCCGGTCGCGCTGTCGAGCTACGGCGAGGCGATGGCCTGGTTCGAGGCCGAACACACGCTGCTGGTCGGCCTCGTCGACCGGGCCGGCGACGACCGCCGCATCTGGAAGCTCGCCTGGACGCTCAACACCTACCTGCGGTGGCGCGGCTACGGACAGGACTGGATCCGCAGCCAGCGAGCCGGGTTGGCCGCCGCGGTGCGCGTCGACGACCTCGTCGGGCAGGCCAACTCCGCCTTCGGCCTGGCCATGGCCGAGTTCCGGCACGGCGGCCGGGCGGCCGCCGACACCGCGCTGTCCCTGGCCGACGAGCATTTCCGCTCGCTGGGCGACCACTACGGAATGGCGAGCGTGTGCCACCAGCGCTGCCTGATCAGCGAGTCCGACGGCGACCACGGCGCGGCGTTCGAGCACGCCTTCGCCGGGCTCGGCCACTACCGGCTCGCCGGGCACGCGGCGGGACAGGGCCGCGCACTCGGCGCGATGGGCTGGTTCCAGGCCAAGCAGGGAAACCTGCGGCAGGGCCTCGACTACAACCAGGCGGCGCTGGCGCTGTCCCAGGCCGCGAAGGATCTGCTGGGCGAGGCCAACACCTGGGACAGCATCGGCCACATCCAGCGGGAGCTGGGCGAGTTCGACGAGGCCGAGACGGCTTATCGACGGTCGATCGCGATCTACCGCGGGCTGGGCGAGCGCTTCAACGTCGTGTCCACCATCATCGGCCTCGGCGACACCCAGGCCGCCCGCGGCGCCACCGGCCGGGCGAAGGACACGTGGCGCGAAGCCCGCACCATCGCCACCGACCTCGACCACCCGGCCCTCGAACTGGTCAAGGCCCGGCTCGCCTAGCGCCGGCGAAGTCGGTGGTGGGCATACCCGCAGAGCAGCGCCGTGAGCACCAGGAACAGCGCCAGTTCCCACCACTGGAACGTCCAGTATCGGTCGCCGGGCTGGTAGGTGATGACCTCGTGGTGGTGGGCGCCGATCCGCGCGACGCAGTCGTGCATCTGCTGGCGGACGGCCTCCGGCACCGGGCCGGCCGGACCGCCGCCGTGCCCTTGGCCGAGCGTGGGGCAGGTCGCGTGCAGCGTCTGGTCGTTGAGCGGCGTTCCGGCGGCATCGACCACGTCGACAGACTGGATCCAGGCGTTCGGGATGTCGGGCGGCTCGGGTCGCAGCGTGCTCGGTCCGACGCCGAGCAGGATGTTGCCGGCCGCGCCGTACCCCGTCGTGTTCGGGTCGAGCGGCATCGACTCCACCCGCGGCGCGGCCACGAGCGGCCGGAACCACTCGGTCACCGCGATCCGGACCGCGAGCAGGACTCCCAGGGTCAGTGCCATGGCCGGCAGCGTCCGGCGGATGGTCAGGCCCGCCGCCACCCCGAACGCGAAAGCGAAGAGGGCATAGCCGACGGGCACGATGTCGCGCTGGTCGAAGGTGCCGTAGACGGCCGCGGCCGCCTGGTCGAGCGGTGCGGCCCACCACGTGACGAGCGCGCTGAGCAGTGCGGTCGCCACGACCGTCGCGGCGCCGACGACCGCCAGCTTGACGGCCAGCCAGCGGGTCGGGCTGAGCCGCTGCACCCAGACCAGCCGATGGGTGCCGGCCTCGAACTCGCGGGCGACCAGCGGCGCGCCCCAGAACGCGCCAATCAGCGCGGGTGCCAGGAGCACGGCAAACCCGACGGCGGTACGCGCGGGGAACTGGTCGAGTGCGAAGGCGGTGAGCGCTGGGCAGTGCGGGTCCGCGCCGCACGCGCGCCGGGCGGCCGCGGCGGCGGCGGCGAAGTGCGGCCGGGTCAGCAGGACGGCCGCGGCGACCAGCACGAGACCGGCCGCGGCGGTCCAGGCCGACGTGCGCAACTGGCGGAGCGCGAGCCGGATCATGCGATCTCCTCCGCGCGGCCGAGTTCGTCGAGGACCACGCGCTCCAACCCGGCCGGGTCGGTGATCGGTTCCGCGAGGCGGATCCGGCCCGAGGCGACGACCACCAGGTGCGTGCAGGTGTACGCCACGTCGGCGACCAGGTGCGTGGACAGCAGCGCCGCGGTGCCGGTGGCGGTGGTGGCCGCGACCGTCTCGTCGAGGAACGCGCGGCGCGCCAGCGGATCGAGGCTGGCCGCGGGCTCGTCGAGGACCAGCAGATCGGGGCGTTTCGACAGGGCGATGGTGAGCGCCAACTGGGCCCGCTGGCCGCCCGAGAGCCGGCCGGCCCGCTGGCCGGGCG
This genomic interval from Asanoa ferruginea contains the following:
- a CDS encoding ABC transporter permease; its protein translation is MIRLALRQLRTSAWTAAAGLVLVAAAVLLTRPHFAAAAAAARRACGADPHCPALTAFALDQFPARTAVGFAVLLAPALIGAFWGAPLVAREFEAGTHRLVWVQRLSPTRWLAVKLAVVGAATVVATALLSALVTWWAAPLDQAAAAVYGTFDQRDIVPVGYALFAFAFGVAAGLTIRRTLPAMALTLGVLLAVRIAVTEWFRPLVAAPRVESMPLDPNTTGYGAAGNILLGVGPSTLRPEPPDIPNAWIQSVDVVDAAGTPLNDQTLHATCPTLGQGHGGGPAGPVPEAVRQQMHDCVARIGAHHHEVITYQPGDRYWTFQWWELALFLVLTALLCGYAHHRLRRR
- a CDS encoding class I SAM-dependent methyltransferase produces the protein MKRIDYDERQYAVYPAGRALSDDAAQLWASVFAQWAGALRPQAVLDLGSGTGRFTPMLAEIFGGPVCGVEPSQRMRQVAVETAAHPNVRYLEGGAEAIPLPDRSCDLVLMFLVLHHVVDRQAAAAELRRVLRPGGRILLCGMFSDQLPDLLWHRYFPAAKRVEQQVFPTLAEVTELFGMRVLGVERVTVPVAPSLAAYADRLRLRAISIFEHLTEEEIEQGFAALDRAVEAEVTARPATMDTDLLVLGVGD
- a CDS encoding reprolysin-like metallopeptidase; this encodes MATLATLASAALMLVIGLAPGQAMASGSADQTVVTRVTNPDGSVTETIYTPAPGVTPTQLAALLKGRGVVAKVEKEAAAAAVAPCGYGTANAWASDTTCFVRWAYAGAVRPVIDFVDYSGASWPVGRAVTRWNQVSGIDSIYRPSSSGCDGTPAHCVTVRSGNYGAGWLGQTTRTYNAAHTYYASAAVQLNDYYSGTETEKWSTACHELGHVLGLDHNDSTGSCLYWQRVSGRSKYPNADDESLLELYY
- a CDS encoding AfsR/SARP family transcriptional regulator, which gives rise to MFVRSLGPLELVVCGDAVPIGTPRTRSVLAMLLARRGGLVTVDQLIDELWPDGPPADPRMLVHGQVSRLRRVLGQDRDRLVTRKPGYMLHVGEQEWDVLLFEQSIADARAARAAGQPERGSKLFGEAQRVWTGEPFADVPPTPTIAATATDLHELRLAGLAEWFELRLEAGGDPELVAELTHHVAEHPLREQLVAQLMLALHRSGRQADALATYRSTRERLVRELGAEPGAELQHLHKELLRTAEPLPQKASQLPLGVRGFVGRRAELASLDAATALATITGTAGVGKSALAVHWAHRAQDRFPDGQLFVNLRGFDPRRSALDPGEVLFGFLQALGVSTERIPSSTESRAALYRSALAGKRVLVVLDNARDIEQVRPLLPGSTGSLALVTSRDQLTGLVAVEGAHPVSLDVLTDAEAADLLSARLGQQVRGGEAFDRIVRRCAGLPLALAVVAASSAVQPGLSLAAIASDLETGALDAFGGGDPQADLRSVFSWSYRVLTADAARLFRLLGLHPGPDISIAAAASLCGAPSPVARRLLSELNRAHLVVQHHQGRFSSHDLLRAYAGELAETLDPTHREAALARLLDHYLHTAHGAARRLDPHREPITLDAAAPGAVPVALSSYGEAMAWFEAEHTLLVGLVDRAGDDRRIWKLAWTLNTYLRWRGYGQDWIRSQRAGLAAAVRVDDLVGQANSAFGLAMAEFRHGGRAAADTALSLADEHFRSLGDHYGMASVCHQRCLISESDGDHGAAFEHAFAGLGHYRLAGHAAGQGRALGAMGWFQAKQGNLRQGLDYNQAALALSQAAKDLLGEANTWDSIGHIQRELGEFDEAETAYRRSIAIYRGLGERFNVVSTIIGLGDTQAARGATGRAKDTWREARTIATDLDHPALELVKARLA
- a CDS encoding VOC family protein: MTEPDFPAPTEGILATLFITVRKVARSRDFYSRVLGGTVVVDENPCIVKLANSWILMNPGGPPTPDKPEITVVDYEPGDTTSIFLNLRVADIHACYEDWKAKGAEFLTPPMDRGAEIRCYLRDPDGYLIEVGQATGLLHGQHAAKRPEDLPG